A single genomic interval of Calonectris borealis unplaced genomic scaffold, bCalBor7.hap1.2 HAP1_SCAFFOLD_49, whole genome shotgun sequence harbors:
- the LOC142076395 gene encoding olfactory receptor 14C36-like, with translation MSNTSSITHFLLLAFADTRELQLLHFWLFLGIYLAALLGNGLIITAIACDHRLHTPMYFFLLNLSLLDLGCISTTVPKSIANSLWDTRAISYSGCAAQVFMFAFLLVAEYYTLTIMAYDRYVAICQPLHYGTLLGSRACVHMAAAVWSSGFLTALLHTANTFSLPLCKGNAVDQFFCEIPQILKLSCSHTYLREVGLLVVTLSLGFGFFIFIVLSYVQIFRAVLRIPSEQGRHKAFSTCIPHLAVVSLFVSTGIFAYLKPPSICSPSLDLVVTVLYSLVPPAVNPLIYSMRNKELKDALKNLIREVVFQQK, from the coding sequence atgtccaacaccagctccatcacccacttcctcctcctggcctttgcagacacgcgggagctgcagctcttgcacttctggctcttcctgggcatctacctggctgccctgctgggcaacggcctcatcatcaccgccatagcctgcgaccaccgcctccacacccccatgtacttcttcctcctcaacctctccctcctcgacctgggctgcatctccaccactgtccccaaatccatagccaattccctctgggacaccagggccatctcctactcgggatgtgctgcccagGTCTTTATGTTTGCCTTCTTGTTAGTGGCAGAGTATTATactctcaccatcatggcctatgaccgttatgttgccatctgccaacccctgcactacgggaccctcctgggcagcagagcttgtgtccacatggcagcagctgtctggagcagtgggtttctcactgctctgctgcacactgccaatacattttcactgcccctctgcaagggcaatgctgtggaccagttcttctgtgaaatcccccagatcctcaagctctcctgctcacacacctacctcagggaagttgggcttcttgtggttaccctttcattaggatttgggttttttattttcattgtgctgtcctacgtgcagatcttcagggctgtgctgaggatcccctctgagcagggacgacacaaagccttttccacgtgcatccctcacctggctgtggtgtccctgtttgtcagcactggcatatttgcctacctgaagcctccctccatctGTTCCCCATCCCtagatctggtggtgacagttctgtactccttggtacctccagcagtgaaccccctcatctacagcatgaggaacaaggaactcaaggatgccctgaagaacctgattcgagaagtagtatttcagcagaaataa
- the LOC142076403 gene encoding olfactory receptor 14C36-like, whose product MAYDRYVAICQPLHYGTLLGSRACVHMAAAAWGSGFIIALLHTANTFSLPLCKGNAVDQFFCEIPQILKLSCSHTYLREVGLLVVSFSLGFGWFVFIVLSYVQIFRAVLRIPHEQGRHKSFSTCLPHLAVVSLFSSTAVFANLKPPSISSPSLDLVVTVLYSVVPPAVNPLIYSMRNQELKDALKKLIQSVVSQQQ is encoded by the coding sequence atggcctatgaccgctatgttgccatctgccaacccctgcactacgggaccctcctgggcagcagagcttgtgtccacatggcagcagctgcctggggcagcgggTTTATcattgctctgctgcacactgccaatacattttcactgcccctctgcaagggcaatgctgtggaccagttcttctgtgaaatcccacagatcctcaagctctcctgctcacacacctacctcagggaagttgggcttcttgtggttagtttttctttaggttttgggtgGTTTGTGTTCATTGTGCtttcctatgtgcagatcttcagggctgtgctgaggatcccccatgagcagggacggcacaaatctttttccacgtgcctccctcacctggccgtggtctccctgttttccagcactgctgTGTTCGCTAACCttaagcccccctccatctcctccccatcactggatctggtggtgacagttctgtactcagtggtacctccagcagtgaaccccctcatctacagcatgaggaaccaggagctcaaggacgcactgaagaagctgattcaatcCGTGGTCTCTCAGCAGCAGTAA